The Gossypium hirsutum isolate 1008001.06 chromosome A13, Gossypium_hirsutum_v2.1, whole genome shotgun sequence nucleotide sequence ttcGACTCGAATCGATCAAATACTTACCCCTAGAGGTGGCCATGAAAAATTACCTAAGTTTTAACTTTCCAAAAGTTTAAATTACTAATATACGTATTTTTAAACCGTGACAGCAATTTTAATTAACACTATAAATTCTACCTATGAaaataatgtatttaaaatataaaagtgtgtttaaaaataacacataataaataataaaatatattctttgaaattaattaacaatgacacattaaatatatatgatattataatgaaaaaattaaattaaattgtacgtaaaataaaatttaaacacataaatacatcatattaagaatactaaataaGTACAATTAATTATCATGATGTTGTCatcaattttgatttaatgtcgAGTTAActtatgacaccaactcaattaataatattattagtatacACAATTGATAGAGATAATAAATTgcgcatattaaaataaaattatataaaaactaCTAAAATGAATCTTTGATTGAATGGTGAATTTAAagttttactaatttaattaatatagatTCAAATCTCACCAAatgcatatttttaattaatattaacttagtttaattaaaaaatgacattcTTATAATTGGGTtattaaaatcaattaagccctcaacaaaatttaacacccaattaagcccttaaaagaaaaaaatttaatcaatcaagCCCCTCTATTCACGTTGACCAAATTTGACTGATATGTTTCACTGATGTGGCTGGCTGATCAATCGTATGATGACACATGACAACTATGTGTACATCATGTTGGGAAATAtgctcatattgtagtaaacatgttaTTGTTTTCTACGTATttaaacgatgaataaataaataaagttaatttcactgttatatcttttatgttttttttctttcatgttttgtatacatagcaaaattgtgactaacaaatattagcttattgattttctaaattcaaattgatgataagtgacattgtatgaatatttatattgtgagaaaaacaacttacttcagtagataatctaaacgaatTTGTAAttcaataaaagaatcaaagtgagcatttgattcaaatacttagaaagaCTATTATGCCATCTACAATTCCAAATGGAGAGATGACTAGTCTTAGCTATTATAGTAGTTGACTCCATGGgtaaagacatagatgtattcattggaaaAATGATACAATGGATTGAACTAATTCTAAATTCGTTTGTGAATTGATTCACTTGTGATATTCAtgatgtgatttacctaaatcctgagttcgTCACTAATCATGCATATGTAACTCATGTTCTTTGATATAAATGGAGCCTTATCCTCTAAAAATGATCAAGCTTATATTccatatgttgggtacatgacttgtataTGTCATGACTTTATTAGCAACAATGAAATCAAGaactcgattaaagagttaaacaatatcctctcattgatattgtatggattgataaatatggaacgtggccacgggATGCTTGTTCTTGAACAAGCAATTTATTACAATCATTTGTTGAAAGTGATCTCATTAAGAAGACAAAatggtgacaataagataaaatagatTTGTATTGAGTGAATAGATTTAACCCAAAAGAATCAATGATATtatatgaaggtaacacacaaatgacgaggtcattggacaaagtagaTAAATTATTTTCGTAAAGAATATAcaataaagagttttcaatcatgatacttcttgtggattgactccataattaagtaaattgcgaaTTATTAGAACGATGTTTCTGGATATAATTGCATTTactcgagcctaattgtatatgtctgattagTCCCTTtactagctcaacaaaaactcGATCGAACTGCATTTGAATCCAAAAAAATTGTATGACTTtggaaatattttaattgagtcgGTTTACTCAATaagaaattaaattaggtggtagtgagaattattcaactagataatttgattaaagaattttcttcaaaaattaattttgaatatctaagtgatttttgggaaatttaattttgataaagtaaaattaaatttatcaaattaattaaaataaatatgatattaatagaaattaattttcaaatcagacaattgacccaatgagtaattgaacttgaaaattggacctgagatcgaaAATTGGGCTCAAGAACCCAAAATCGAGATCGAGACCAGAAAATAGTTGAACCGAGCTCGGTGTATGAAACCGAGTCAACGCTCCAACCGATGGAAGGACCGGACCAGTCGGGTAGTCACTGACCTGGACCTAACCGACTCGAGGTTTCATAAAAGTGTCGCACCTGCGATGGCACCATCACACATGTCGGTACCGATGACAGCGATGACGACATTTCGGTAGCCACGGATGGTCCTTTGATGATTGAGCAGTGGAGGAACCACACTCCTACTGAGACTCTATTCGATAATttaatttcagattaactattccaaaaataatattatttaataattttaatattaaatttaacttaatatttAAATTGTAGATAAATAgtctattaatttaaaaattttaatattaaatttaatctaatatttatcttgataagtactatattaatttaatattaaagtgattaagtttaatataGTTGAAGTCTCTAAACTCTCCCCATATAAAAAACTCATGCATCATTATTtttcacacttgaattcaagagagagAATTTtccaaagaaattattttagaaaatttctagagatatttttcttatttacttatcacaaaagtttaaaagaaattgtaaaattaccccaTTGATAATTTTGTGAAAAGCTTTCTTATTTCAAGCGATCTCACACTCAACAAATATGAGTTTGAGGATAACGGAGAAGACTACTTGATCAAAGCGTTCATCTTAAACCAATCGAAAAAGTATACTTAATCGAAGCATTCATCTTAATCTAATCGAAAATGTACACTTTTGATTAAGTgtctattattttagatatcacaaccaagttctagttttgaaaaaaaaaattaaaactttgttttttccttaaatttattttttgttgcaTTTTCCAAATCCGATCTTCCAACACATTATGTTGCAATAACATTTTGCTACGTcaacaaatgttttaaaaataaaaatcatagaaaataCCTTTTTTAGTagttatttaaaaaatcacatttaggATGAAACTAGACAAACAAGATtcttaattgttaatttttttaatgattactataaaattgtaatatatataaattataggaaatttatttgaatttaaataattataaaatttataaaaaattattaaagttaataaaaatgtTTAACAATTATTAAAATCACACTTGGAATGAACTTGGATAAGAGATTATCTAGATGTATTTGAACTCAGACAAATGGTTGTTCAAGTTTCGCTCCATGgtgaattttaataattttgaaatattttttcatttttaaaattaattttataaaattttataattatcaataattttgtaccaaaataatttttctatatttttttaataattatgtaaaaaatcACATCTAGAATGAACCTAGAAAATTATTATCcaagtttaaaaaattttgtacaattatttatccaaattcatcaaaaatgtaatttttaaaataattatttaaaaaaatactattgatttaatttttttatttttaaaaaaaaaatttactgagAGGACATCTTATCATATTATCAAAACTTAATGGTCAAACTTGATTAAGATTGACAATCAACTTGATTGATAAATTTTTCATGGTCAAACTTGATTAAGATTGACAATCAACTTGATTGATAAATTTTTCATTCTTGGAAGATcgaacttaattaattttctgATTTTTTACTTAGACCTTCTTTTACTAATTTCCCCGAGTTAATACCCATTAACTTATAAACTAAGAACTTtataaattaaacttgaaaaaatGGATGCTGTGAAGTCTTAATAGATCAAGGTATTAGTCAGAGTTTGAACATTAATCCGGTATGCAATTTTTAACAAACTATAAAGAACGTTTTTTCTCTTTTCGTTTTGAAAAATGGGAAGTCGAAGGTGGTTTTAACATTCGATCCAAATGTACtttactaattatatatatatatttaaatttatatcaatCTTCTTTTTATGTATTAATGACAGTTTTCTTATGAAAATTAACTAAAGCTGGACTAGTAATACCAAGCAATCACAGAACTCACAGATATCTTAATCTAAACCTAACCCGAATCCGAACCATATCTAATAAAAATCTTCATGTTTCTAGGCAAGAGTATCCCATCCAGATATCTTCAATATCTTCATGAGATTAACCTGTAGGCATTGACCCTCATTCATTCAATGAATTGAACCAACATGCCGGAATATGCCGGGATGGCAATTTTCTGCTACGGTCATTGTTGGCCGCCATCAACAAAATTCAATCAGGCAAATAAAAGCAGGAAACTTCATTTCATCTTAACCCAAACTCTAGTCTTAGCCACTtgttttaaacatatttttaaggCACTGCAAAGATTTTGTTGCATCTAAGCATAAAAATATCGGGAATATATATATCTCAACGAATAATAATAGGACTCTAAAACGATTCCTTCCTCCCTAAGGTCGGAATATCTTTTCTTCTATATTCTCTTGATTGTTGTTATCTACAATCCCTCTTTCTTCCTATCTATCTATCATAAGGGAAATCAAAGTCATTTTCAGTGACTTTGAAGTGCTGTGGCTGCTGCCCTGAGCAATACAGATTCCACATTTTCAGGTATGCTCTCTCCAGATTTCGTACCTGCCAGTTTTTATATGCGTACATTTTCTTTAGGCATTTCTTCTGGGAGTTATTGCAAAAATAAATAGCAGGAGATGTCTGTTAAATATTTACCCAGCGTGCTGTGTCAAAAAGCGGGCAAGTTAAACGAGCTTCCTTGAGTTTTTTGGTCAGAGTCTGGAGTTTTGGTCTGTTTAATGCCAATGTGACCGCCTGTTCTTCATATTCCTTCATACTGTGAAgcatgaataaattataaatgtgaacTTACATAAAGGCATAAGAACCCAACTCAACCAAGAAAATAAAATGATCGATCATGATATGTCTGCATACCAATATGATGCTTCTCCAAGAAAATGTTAAAATCCTACCTGTTTACAATCATCTCCTCCCCCAATCCAGTGGCTAAACAAAGTGATCCAGCAACCCTTGTCGCCATTTTCTCAAGGGGTAGAGTCACCATTGGTAAACCAGCCCATAACACATCCGTGCCAGTAGTATGTGCATTGCATAAAGGCCTATATAGAGGAATGAGGCAACCTTTATTACTAAACTATTGATCAAGACAATGCTGTTAAAGAAAGAAAGCAGGAAGAATAGTTACGTGTCAAGGCAGAGATCAGCTAAAGCACTGCGTCTGATGTGCTCATGTTTCATGGCCACATCTGTGAAAATAATTTGCTCTGGCTGTACCCCTTGTGCGGCAGCATCTGAAAATTAATACCATCATCACCAATAAAAACCATGATATACAAAGAAGAATGCgttcttataaaaaaaaaatgaaacaattaGGAATGTACATGCTCTCAGCCTCATTTCTCCAGCAGCAGGAAATTTGAGGAGCCAAAGTGCACTATTTGGTACACGCTTAAGAATATTACACCTGAAATTTACAAGTATGAAGGGTGAAGTGTGATGACAAAATATTGGAATTTATGTCCATTTTGAAGATCATCCTCGTATTACCAAGTGTTAAAGATTTCAGGATCCATTTTATACAATTGGTTGAAGCATgcgaaaataaatttatcttctGGAAGACCATAATCAGATCGCTTGTGCTGACATGTTGGATCCAACACATCACGATTTTTCTGCAAACATTTAGAGTTATAGAATCAGGTCTTTAGCATCTAAATGACAATTCAAGCACATCAAAGGAGTTCACTGACATTGTACAGATTTCTATTTTATACCACAGTTTAAAAAACCGACCTGCTTATAATCATTCACAAAGTAGCAATGTGGGAGATGAACAAGCTTCTCTGAATAAATATGTGAATAGCACAAAGGGGAAACAAACTGAAAGCAAACAAACATGAAGTTAGACAAAGCACAATAGAATCAATGAAGGTTTTTGTAAAGCATCCATTCCTACCTCATCAGTGACCAAGTAATCAATATAATCTGCCCCAGTAGTCCCAGGAAACCCCATATATGAAACCTGTATAGGTGCAGGCTGCATGGCAAAAATTTCATTCCTTGCACCCTGTATCATTGAGCAGGAcaatgatttcctattagaattttaaattgtaaacttAGAAATTCAGAAATGTAAAACTTGAAGACATTTCAGCATCATACACTACATAAATAGGTACCAGAGAAAACAAAATTCAAAGGAAGAAACTCAGATTGATTTTTCATTACCATATTATAAATGTTAAAGTAGCAAGACTCCGAAAATAAAATTAGGTTActcaaaggatgagaaatttgaatatCATATACCTTGGTATAACCATTCAGGTTGATAAGTATCTGTATTCCATCCTCATTAATCATTTTGGCAATCACATCTGATGACATGGCAGAGACATCGATAAAATGCTCAGCTTCAGACTGGATACGCTGTCTCCATTCAGTGCCATCATTTTGGCTCAAGGCATAGCAAAATACCTGCAAATACCATGTTTTATGTTCAATCACGTCCCAAGAGTTATACATAGTAAGATAAATAAAGAATGGATGAAGAAAACCTCAACATTCTCTCTATTGTGCATTCCAAATACTGATCCCATGAGGTGTGACAAGGGGTGATTGCCAAAGTCACTGCTGACATAACCAACCTTTAGTCTCTCATTTCCACCATTACTCTTGATTCGATTCGGTGCAGGATGATTGAATGGAGGAAGAGCAAAACGAGATGCAATCATGGAGCAATGAGCAGCATATTTACGGCTGCAAGAAAGAGAGGAAATGTTAATGAAAAAGCTGTAGCTCCCCATAGTAAACTAAAATTTATTAGTATGGAAATAATTTTATACCTTATATCTAGGGCAAGCATTGGATCAATGGGATATGCTATAGCATGGAAAGGTTGCACACTAGGAAGAACTGACATCTGAGACAAAGGAATTATTGCAGTTAAGCACAATGAAAAAGGAAACACTATGGATTATGAACCAGTCTAAAAAAAGATcgatataaaataacataaagtacAAGGTAAAAGTTACAAGCATATCAATACTCACATTAATCTGCCTTCGGATAATGCCTTCAACTTCGGTGAACATTTTATCACGATCCTCCCAGCAGCACACACACtggatatataaaattaaaaacaattagtTGATTTAAATTGAATGTCATCTTAACCATTGAGTTACTTTGAAATAATATCAAGTTCCAAGGAAGTACTCTCACAAAAAAACCAATGAAGAAAGCAATTAAAATCTTATTCATGGTTCGATCATTACTTTTAGAATTGATAGAAGTAATAATCACATAGAAAAGATTAATGCCTCGAAAGATACAGGCATGTTCAACAAATGATTCCTCCTACAACATAAAAGATATATATCTAATGCATGGAAATGTAGCTTTTGCCCAGATTTAATTCCATAGTGATACCTGTAACGTATGTAGGAGATTACAAGTAGCTTCAGGAAAATCTGGTCGAAGATGCAATGCCTGCTTGTAGCTTTTGATAGCAGCCTCGACATGTCCACTGCATTACATGTAAACCCAACTGAAAATCAGATAGCATAAAAAGGCTTTTTCCCCATCCCAATAGAACaaatcttaataaaaaaatacactgaAAAGGGCCGGATGCATCAAATTTGTTTTTCCTCATTATGGATAAAATATcaacccccccccaaaaaaaaaacttttttcttcttttttttttttcttctatgagCAATAAAAGTTTGTCAGAAAAAGACTAAACAAAGCAGCTGATCTTAGAATttacaaatattcaaatagatCAACTATAAAAGAGCGATGACTTATATGAAGCAAATCACACTGCAAATTTAACCCTTAGTTCAGGGAATGCAAAAGCTAAAATGACAATTTACAAAGCAAAGAATAAGATCTTAACCAATAAAAAGTCTAAGCTCAAAGAGGAATGTCAAttaatttaggaaaaattaagTCCCTCTTCTCTAAGTTCTCCATAAAGATATGCTAGTGACCCTGACCTACCATCTTAACAAAAATTGAACCTCTTATCAAGGAATTTGaacattaaaaataatgaaaaactgATCTGCCGtgaattacactattatttacatcTTTTTTACATataactttagcttgtttaatagttaaatcaaagCATCTTAAGCATgtagtttatgttttttaatagttttttttacattttatatatctaaataaagTTACATGATCTTGTAGGACAAATTTGGAGTTAAAGATGCATATTCAGGCCAAAACTGATGCCTATATCGCGATACCAAAACACCGATGTCCGAACAttgaaaacaaaagcaaaaacaagCCCTGGAACAAAACTTCTTGCTATGTCGTGACACGCCCCCTACTGTGTCATGACACACCCCCTATGTTGCAACACCGCCTCTGCACGGCCCAAAAAATACCTACACATGATAGTTGTTTTTTTTTAGGGAAATTAGGAGTATATGTCCTAGTCAAACTCTAAAGACTTCAAGGATAGTTTAGGCACTCTAATATTCCGattttagcctatataaaggccattgtaatcagtttaaacacaaaatttttaGGGTTTGATTCTTAGGCTTTTATTATGTTCTTAGTTTTTtcttagtttattttatgttattgtaatcaaaatttattctattctttatatttctttcttaacattgttaattgaatgtttgtgtaaagattagaatcatttatactttatatatatttcgcatgtttcaattgtactaatcttattaattgattgattgattgagtTCAATTGGGATGGTTAGATCTGGTTGAATGTAATTAAACCCTAGGACTGACGATCTTAGGAAGTCATCTAAGTAGGAATTAACCCGAAATCGATATTGCCTACCAAACATCACTTAGTAGATTAGTGGTTAGggaaggaagaacttaaaccctagcaTTGAagaccctaggaagtcatataGATGAAAAATAACCCAAATTTGGCATTACCTATTCGTGAAAAC carries:
- the LOC107893178 gene encoding probable UDP-N-acetylglucosamine--peptide N-acetylglucosaminyltransferase SEC isoform X2, producing the protein MDSGDLNRALQYYKEAVKLKPTFPDAYLNLGNIYKALGMPQEAIVCYQHAVQTRPNNAIALGNLASTYYERGQLDLAILHYKQAIACDQRFLEAYNNLGNALKDVGRVDEAIQCYNQCLTLQPNHPQALTNLGNIYMEWNMVAAAASYYKATLSVTTGLSAPFNNLAVIYKQQGNYVEAISCYNEVLRIDPLAADGLVNRGNTYKEIGRVTEAIQDYIRAINIRPNMAEAHANLASAYKDSGHVEAAIKSYKQALHLRPDFPEATCNLLHTLQCVCCWEDRDKMFTEVEGIIRRQINMSVLPSVQPFHAIAYPIDPMLALDISRKYAAHCSMIASRFALPPFNHPAPNRIKSNGGNERLKVGYVSSDFGNHPLSHLMGSVFGMHNRENVEVFCYALSQNDGTEWRQRIQSEAEHFIDVSAMSSDVIAKMINEDGIQILINLNGYTKGARNEIFAMQPAPIQVSYMGFPGTTGADYIDYLVTDEFVSPLCYSHIYSEKLVHLPHCYFVNDYKQKNRDVLDPTCQHKRSDYGLPEDKFIFACFNQLYKMDPEIFNTWCNILKRVPNSALWLLKFPAAGEMRLRAYAAAQGVQPEQIIFTDVAMKHEHIRRSALADLCLDTPLCNAHTTGTDVLWAGLPMVTLPLEKMATRVAGSLCLATGLGEEMIVNSMKEYEEQAVTLALNRPKLQTLTKKLKEARLTCPLFDTARWVRNLERAYLKMWNLYCSGQQPQHFKVTENDFDFPYDR
- the LOC107893178 gene encoding probable UDP-N-acetylglucosamine--peptide N-acetylglucosaminyltransferase SEC isoform X1, producing the protein MLSLQNGVGISRAAPYGVGVFDRADETSDAAAVAAGKSAVYAVKQEPASSFSIVPQNGHDSHEVDEDMHLALAHQMYKSGNYKQALDHSSAVYNQNPLRTDNLLLLGAIYYQLHNYDMCIAKNEEALRIEPRFAECYGNMANAWKEKGDIDVAIRYYMIAIELRPNFADAWSNLASAYMRKGRFNEAAQCCRQALQLSPLLVDAHSNLGNLMKAQGLVQEAYSCYLEALRIQPTFAIAWSNLAGLFMDSGDLNRALQYYKEAVKLKPTFPDAYLNLGNIYKALGMPQEAIVCYQHAVQTRPNNAIALGNLASTYYERGQLDLAILHYKQAIACDQRFLEAYNNLGNALKDVGRVDEAIQCYNQCLTLQPNHPQALTNLGNIYMEWNMVAAAASYYKATLSVTTGLSAPFNNLAVIYKQQGNYVEAISCYNEVLRIDPLAADGLVNRGNTYKEIGRVTEAIQDYIRAINIRPNMAEAHANLASAYKDSGHVEAAIKSYKQALHLRPDFPEATCNLLHTLQCVCCWEDRDKMFTEVEGIIRRQINMSVLPSVQPFHAIAYPIDPMLALDISRKYAAHCSMIASRFALPPFNHPAPNRIKSNGGNERLKVGYVSSDFGNHPLSHLMGSVFGMHNRENVEVFCYALSQNDGTEWRQRIQSEAEHFIDVSAMSSDVIAKMINEDGIQILINLNGYTKGARNEIFAMQPAPIQVSYMGFPGTTGADYIDYLVTDEFVSPLCYSHIYSEKLVHLPHCYFVNDYKQKNRDVLDPTCQHKRSDYGLPEDKFIFACFNQLYKMDPEIFNTWCNILKRVPNSALWLLKFPAAGEMRLRAYAAAQGVQPEQIIFTDVAMKHEHIRRSALADLCLDTPLCNAHTTGTDVLWAGLPMVTLPLEKMATRVAGSLCLATGLGEEMIVNSMKEYEEQAVTLALNRPKLQTLTKKLKEARLTCPLFDTARWVRNLERAYLKMWNLYCSGQQPQHFKVTENDFDFPYDR